The window GTTACATCTTTTCCCATGCATTGTATTCGACCCACTTCGCTACCACTTTATCAGCAACATCAGGGTCGTCAATCAATCGTTCATACCATTCACCAGCTGATTTTCTCCTGATCCGTACTAAATCACCAGCTACGTTGTAGCCCAGATGACACTCGTCTTCTGGGGTGATGATTTTTTGTGTTACGGCGACCGTTTTTCCATATACCTGCATGATTTTCAGCTCAATGTAAGTGTGTATTCGATACCATCTATTGAAGCATCTATATATACAGTGTGAATATCATCACCATCGAAAACAATTTTGCCACCTGCCTCAACCGGTATCGGGTCTGTAAAATCCACTCCATTATGAGAAACTTCCACGTAGAGGTAACCGACGAGACCATTATGTGTCAGTGTTCCATTTCTTCCATTTCTTTCCAATGCAGCGTAGATTTCTTCGGTGTTGGGAGTCCCTGCAATGGCGACGGTTGTTGTGTTTACATAAGGATTGCCTTCTGTGTATCCGGCTGGACTGACAAGGCTAATCGCATCCGCATTATTCGATAAAACGACATAAAACAGTGTTTCTTTTGAAGTGGTTATTTCGATTAGATCGAACTCGATACCGGACAGTGGGAACCATTCAGGGAATATTGATGATACAAACACAGGCGTGCCCTTCAAAAACAACTTCAAGTTTGACGTAGTATCGATGAATAATAAAATGCACAAAGCACTTTCGATGTGTCCGTGTCCATACATTGTGTATGATGTCCTATCGGGCAAAATGACCTGTCTGCTTTTTACATCTATAACAGTCGTGCCGGCACATAATGATACCTTGCCGGTACCCGGATAATTTAAGATGGTGGTGTTGCCTTCGATTTTCACGTCATGTACGATCCTCTGTGGTGAAGGAACGGTATCTGCATTATCTTTGACCCACTTTTTTATGGTGATGGGTTTTGCCTCTTCGCCTATTGTGGCTTCCTCCCCATCCTGAAGGGCTGGGGTTTCATGCTTCGACGAGCTGCTCATGCTAAACTCTCCATACGTAGTAGCTTCATAATCTGATTTCGTGTTGGATGGATCCAGAACTTGTGTGTTTTTCGCATGTTTATGTGTATCTTTCTGGTCTACGTATATACAAAGGTATCGTTTTTCTTCTGAGGTGTACCCCAGACTCCCCCCACCACCACAATCTTTATATTCTATCCGACTGAACAATAATCAAACGGTAATCAAACGGTTACCGATGTATAATTCGATTGGTTCAACCGTCGATCAAAAAAAACGTACTTACTGAAAGTGAGGTAAATATGGCAGATGTAGAACTAACAGAGATACAGACGAGCATTTACGAAGTCATATTGGAAGTTGGATCAATATCCAAGAAAAAACTCGCCAATAAGATGGGCGTGCAGCTAAGATCGATTTCATCGCCGGTGAAGGCACTGATCGACAGGGGTGTGCTCGTTACGGATGAATATGGCGATCTATCTATCGCTGCTGGGGTAAGAGAGGAGTTTGAAGACGGGTATGTGACGGTACCATCGATACCATCGACACCGGAGGCACCACCATCACAAACTCCCTCTGAGCAGGACGATCCTGTGAATGAGACCGATGATGATAACCTCTACAACGAGTATTGGCAGCAACATCCAGAAGAACTTGTTACGTTTCATGGCGAGGAGGGGCTGGACGCACTAAAACGAGCTGCTCTCGAATCGGCTATGAAGAACGCAGTTGGCGTGGGGCAGAAAGCCCTCGACGCTGCACTGCACTGGTATGACATAGACGACGACGTGCGCAGAGATCCAACCGCATTGATGCGCGCGCTGGAAGACGCCGGCGTGAAGCACAACCTCGTCGGAAGAATCGCTAGAGAGACCTTCCTGCCGGCGAAGCAGTATGGCTCGTATATTCAGGGTGACCCCGATCCGTACATACACACTGTACAACCGTCACCACGGAGACGAAGCAGAGTGGCTGCCCAAAGATTGGATGTTGACGAATATGACGACGATGATTATTACGAAGATCGATTATCATCGGTCAGAAAATCGCGCCGCCGTGAAGACGACATGCCATGGTGGGCACAGAGCCTGGTACAGCGCATTGACGCAATCGATGGCAGCGCGTATGGCAGAGGGCGATCAGAGCAACCACAAGTAGTAATTGAACCAGTGTTAGACGAGTATGGACACCCTGTCCCCGATCCGAATAACCCAGGGCAGTATCTGGAACGCAAGGTTATATATGAGCAACGTGGAGGCGGCGTGCCGGAATCCGAAATGGTATCAGAACTGAAAGAGCAGCTTGCAGAGAATAATGCGGCTATTGCGAAGATGCGCGAGGCGCTCGCAGAACATGAGACGGATAGGAAAATATCCAGCGCGATGGATCCGTTACTGCAGAAGATCGCCAGTCTCGAAAAAGGCAACCCGACAGCAAAGACGGGGATGACCGACGAACAGTTTAAGTTGCAAACAGAGAAGGAAATATTTCAGGATGTGAGTACCAGCATCGAGAACACGGTATCGAACGTGATCGAGCCCGTGTTGGCAGGAGTTGCAGAGGTACAGAAGATGCAGTCAATGCGCGAGATCATCGAGATGGAGCGAAGTGATAATGTCGCACCAGGCACATACCTTAAATACATGACTGGTGGTGATGTTGATGTCGATCCGATCACAAAAGATCGGATTGGAAACACGATTGATATGATCAAAAACAAAACCGGAGGGCGATAGCGCATGGAGACTATATTAGTGGCGTCCGGCAAGGGCGGCGTTGGTAAGACCACTGTCTCCATCGGCATCGCCCGAGCACTGGCGAAGAGGCACAACGTCGGGATTTATGATGCAGACCTGATGTGCCCGAACGGACCGAGGTTGCTCGGGATGGACGATGATGTAAGGGTGGGCGTCGAAGACGAGCGATATATTCCTGCGGAGTTCGATGGTATGCAGATTTTCTCCACCGGTTTCATGCTTCCGCTCGATGCTGTTATGACACTCGAAGGGGATATGCGATCAAAGCTCCTGAAGGATTACACATCGCGACTTGAATGGAACGACGACACAGATTACCTGATTGTCGATATGCCGCCAGGGACGGGCGACGAGAGCATCGCAGTAATCGAATCGATGCCGGACATCGCAGGACTCGTTCTTGTGGTTACAGGGAAGATGGAGAGCCTCGATGATGCAACGCGCGTATTGTCGATGCTAAAAGACCTACCTGAAAACGTCCCTATAATCGGCGTCGTCCGGAACATGGCATACATTGACTGCAAGAAATGTGGCGAGCGTATCCGACTATTTGATGATGCACTGAATGTCGAACTCGAACTCGAACTGCCGGTGATAGGCGAGCTGCCTTATAAAAACCTGTCGAGCGATGATTTTGTCGATATTGCAGCAGCGATAGATGAGTTTGTCGGCGTGGATTACATGGATGGTGATGACTGATGACAGTTACAGACAAAGATATTGACAAGATCAATCAGTCCATTGTGGACAGCATGAACGACCTCGGGGCACTTGATATGTTCCTTCGTGATGTACCGGATGGACGTGAAAACACGATGGTTGTACGGATCGAAGACAAGACCCGCGGATATTCGGGCTTCTGTATAAGGGGCAATAAAGCCGAAATGGTCAAGAACATCCGAGACCCGACAGTACAGTTTGTCGTCGTATCGAAGGAATGGTATTATCTGTTCATCGAAGATATACTAATGAATGCCGATGTGCGGTCATTGATGATGACCGCAATCTATTCAAAGTACCCACGCATTCGTGTCGATCCACCACTCGAAGAATGTGGATCATGGCACGTCGAAGCACTCCTGCAGCTATTCGAGTCGTGGCAGAAAACGATGCTCGGGGGCGAGTGAATGTCTAAATTCAAGATTGAACCCCCTGCTGACGATCTCGGTCGATGGCTATTTTCAATGGTCACTGGTACGGAAGAATCGATTGAGATAGAGATTCCCGGTACGCCAGTCGTTGAAGACGTGCAGCAGCGTTTTAGTGGAATGTTCGAGATTTTCGATCTCCTTAAGGAGATGAATGCCAACATGGTCAATATCGATGAGGGAATCAAAGAACTGAACGAGAACATCAAAACGCTCGGTTTAGGAGATTTAGAGGTCAACACAACATAATAAATTTAAATCGGAGGATAATATGACACCAAAGGATATACCAAAGGGACTCGTCGGGAAACTCCTTAACCAGGCAGGTCCAATTATTGAAGAACGGATCGGAGAACTCAGGAAAGAAGCTGACGAAGAGTTCAAGCAGGTTAATGCGAAGCTCGATAAGATCATCGCGCTTCTGGAGAAGTAGGTAACCCACATGCGTGGACTGATGCAGGGGCTGTATAAATCGAGTCGAGCTGGGATCATGATAGCATTTGTGGTGCCGATCGTGATGCTGGGAATCGCCTGTGCCGTAAGCACGGGCGACCCCATCGTTTGGGAAAACGCGTATCTGGGCGCAGCCCTGATATTCTTCCTGGTCATGATCTCGAACAGTCTCAACAACATCGTGGATGAGAAAATCGATATTGCCGCCAGAGATATGGGGTTAGAGAAATCTCATTCATATCATATACTTAATCTCACCGACGGTTTAACCCGTGATGAGATTCTTTCTGTCATTGTGTTATCCATTTTCTGTTTCGGGTTCTTGCTCTTCGTGTTATCTATCAGAACCGGATACCCCGTAATCGGGTTCGCACTATTCGGGCTGTTCATGTCACTCGAATACAATCTCCCGCCACTAAAACTTGCGTACAGACCGTTCCCCGAACTTACGATGCTGTTACCATCTGCTGTTGTGGCAGTCACCGGTATACAGTACATACTGGTATCACATGTCACCGAACTCGGCATCATCATGGGCATTACGTTCGGTCTCTTCAGCGGCTCGTGGTTCGTGTACCAGAGCATCATCGATCACGATGTCGATAAAGCGGCAGGGAAGGTGACGACAGCAGTTTATGTTGGTCCGGTGGGCGCTGTGGTGATTGCCATTATGTACCCCCCATGTGCTGCTGTGCTTATGGTCACGTATGAGATCGTGGGCATCGACGTCATGTGGCAGCTTCCTCACATCACCGCTGTAAGCGCTGTCGTTCTCGTGGCATCGATCGCGTTTTGTGGGTTCAATGCACATAAGCTGTGGCAGAGAGCAATGTTGGTAACGTTCGTCTTTGGAATCGCTATGGCACTGTCGATACTGAACGGGGCGTGGTTAGGATGATAATCGCAGTATCTGATGTCCATCTGGGATTTTCAAAGAGCAACAAAGCAGATTTCATTCGCTTCCTCGATTGGATCGCGACACAGCCATACGTAACGGATTTTGTGCTCGCCGGAGATATTCTCGACTTCTGGCGACGGGATATGGTTGCTGTGACGATGGAAAACGCCGACGTCATGGCACGGCTTATCGCTATGTACAAAAGTGGTATGAACATCTATTACATTGCAGGAAACCATGACTACACGGTCAGGCACCTGAAGATATTCCCAAATCGGTTCAAGTTCTCGACGAAAGTAGAACTCGTAGAAGATGGGGTGGAATACACGTTCGTGCATGGTCATGAATTTGATCCTGATCAGAACACAGTGTTTTTCGATCCTCTTTGCTACACAAACGACCAATCCGGTCGATTTGCAGACAGGGTTTGGGATGTATATTCAAAGTACGTTAATCCACTGAAATACCCGCTGGAATGGATTAGACAGTGGATAAGTAAGCGGACAATCGATGAAATGGTGAAACCTCCAGAGGAGCGGGGTTATGTCTCGACCTTCGCCCCCGATACTTTGGTGTCTGTCACGATGGAAGGTGTGGTGACAGTGTCCGGGCACACACATGCGCCCGGCATCTACAGAGACACAAATAGCGTCAATACAGGTTCGTGGGTACAAAATCCAGATTGTGTATTCAACACGTACGTAGTGATCGACGGCGATGAAATACACCTCAGGAGATTTAGTTAAAATGCGAATAGCGATTATAGGCGCCGGAGTTGCAGGACGTAGTCTCTATCGATTCCTTGAACTCGACGGGATGCTCGATATTCACGAAGTCGAGATATTCGATCTCGAACGACCATGTAAGAGCATGTGCAAGATCCATCCGTGTGCGTGGGGTGTGAAGACACCCGAATGGAAGCGCGCGTGCGCAATGCTCGAAACGAAAACGCGCGTCCTCCGGGAGTTCACACGGATATATCGAAACGATAGCTTGGTACGGTGTGACTTGTGCACAATCGACAAGCCGAAGTTTCTCGATGACATCTGCCCGGAAGAAAACATTCAGCGCGGGGGGTTCGATGACGACTGCTCTAAATACGATCTTGTGGTTGACGCGACTGGAGAGAAGCGTGCTGTCCTACCTCCACTGAAAGACGACATGAAGATCACATGCTGGCAAGCAGTGTTCAGAGCTGACCGAGAAAACCTTGATATGGGAGTATTTCCTTCTAAATCAGTCGGATACTCATGGGTTTTC is drawn from Candidatus Zixiibacteriota bacterium and contains these coding sequences:
- a CDS encoding ATP-binding protein — encoded protein: METILVASGKGGVGKTTVSIGIARALAKRHNVGIYDADLMCPNGPRLLGMDDDVRVGVEDERYIPAEFDGMQIFSTGFMLPLDAVMTLEGDMRSKLLKDYTSRLEWNDDTDYLIVDMPPGTGDESIAVIESMPDIAGLVLVVTGKMESLDDATRVLSMLKDLPENVPIIGVVRNMAYIDCKKCGERIRLFDDALNVELELELPVIGELPYKNLSSDDFVDIAAAIDEFVGVDYMDGDD
- a CDS encoding prenyltransferase yields the protein MIAFVVPIVMLGIACAVSTGDPIVWENAYLGAALIFFLVMISNSLNNIVDEKIDIAARDMGLEKSHSYHILNLTDGLTRDEILSVIVLSIFCFGFLLFVLSIRTGYPVIGFALFGLFMSLEYNLPPLKLAYRPFPELTMLLPSAVVAVTGIQYILVSHVTELGIIMGITFGLFSGSWFVYQSIIDHDVDKAAGKVTTAVYVGPVGAVVIAIMYPPCAAVLMVTYEIVGIDVMWQLPHITAVSAVVLVASIAFCGFNAHKLWQRAMLVTFVFGIAMALSILNGAWLG
- a CDS encoding UDP-2,3-diacylglucosamine diphosphatase: MIIAVSDVHLGFSKSNKADFIRFLDWIATQPYVTDFVLAGDILDFWRRDMVAVTMENADVMARLIAMYKSGMNIYYIAGNHDYTVRHLKIFPNRFKFSTKVELVEDGVEYTFVHGHEFDPDQNTVFFDPLCYTNDQSGRFADRVWDVYSKYVNPLKYPLEWIRQWISKRTIDEMVKPPEERGYVSTFAPDTLVSVTMEGVVTVSGHTHAPGIYRDTNSVNTGSWVQNPDCVFNTYVVIDGDEIHLRRFS